From Chroogloeocystis siderophila 5.2 s.c.1, one genomic window encodes:
- the mtnA gene encoding S-methyl-5-thioribose-1-phosphate isomerase: MSSCPSQVFPVVWYENSVLLIDQTRLPHEYGFVEIHRCEDMAQAIKTMIVRGAPAIGVAAAYGMYLGGRAIQTQNRDEFLHQLEEVAVMLRATRPTAVNLFWAIARMLKTAYETLGSVAEIQQALLQTAQTINAEDLHTCQAIGDRGLEVLPSTPEKLNILTHCNAGALATAGYGTALGVVRCAWAKGRLARVYADETRPRLQGAKLTAWECVQDGIPVTLITDSMAAHCMQRGLIHAVVVGADRIAANGDTANKIGTYSLAIVAQAHNIPFFVAAPRSTIDFSLASGSEIPIEERDASEIYAIGDTTITPEGVEFYNPAFDVTPADLITAIITEYGAFAPNQLQEKLQANLV, from the coding sequence ATGTCCTCTTGCCCCTCTCAAGTTTTTCCCGTTGTTTGGTATGAAAACTCAGTTTTACTAATCGATCAGACGCGGCTACCCCACGAGTATGGATTTGTAGAAATTCATCGCTGTGAAGATATGGCGCAGGCGATCAAAACAATGATTGTCCGAGGTGCGCCTGCAATTGGAGTTGCAGCAGCTTATGGCATGTATTTAGGGGGGCGCGCTATCCAGACTCAAAATCGCGACGAATTTTTGCATCAGCTAGAAGAAGTCGCCGTGATGCTACGCGCAACGCGCCCGACGGCGGTTAACTTATTTTGGGCGATCGCCCGAATGTTAAAAACAGCTTATGAAACATTGGGTTCAGTTGCAGAAATTCAACAAGCGTTGCTGCAAACCGCACAAACAATCAATGCCGAAGACTTACACACGTGTCAAGCAATCGGCGATCGCGGTTTAGAAGTTTTACCCTCTACTCCAGAAAAACTGAATATCCTCACACACTGCAACGCGGGTGCTTTAGCAACAGCAGGCTATGGTACAGCTTTAGGCGTCGTGCGTTGTGCTTGGGCTAAAGGGAGATTAGCGCGAGTTTATGCTGATGAGACACGTCCGCGCTTACAAGGCGCAAAACTAACGGCGTGGGAATGCGTTCAAGACGGAATTCCCGTTACATTGATTACCGATAGTATGGCAGCACATTGTATGCAACGCGGATTAATTCATGCTGTTGTTGTCGGTGCGGATCGAATTGCGGCGAATGGCGACACCGCGAATAAAATTGGTACTTACAGCTTAGCAATTGTTGCTCAAGCGCATAATATCCCGTTTTTTGTTGCGGCTCCGCGTTCAACGATTGATTTTTCTTTAGCAAGTGGTAGCGAAATTCCGATTGAAGAACGCGACGCAAGCGAAATATATGCAATTGGTGACACGACAATTACTCCCGAAGGAGTTGAGTTTTACAATCCAGCATTCGATGTTACTCCCGCAGATTTGATTACCGCAATTATTACTGAATACGGTGCTTTTGCGCCGAATCAATTACAGGAAAAGTTACAAGCAAATCTGGTTTGA
- the dxs gene encoding 1-deoxy-D-xylulose-5-phosphate synthase gives MHLSEITHPNQLHGLSIRQLQQIARQIRDKHLQTVAASGGHLGPGLGVVELTLALYQTLDLDQDKVIWDVGHQAYPHKLITGRYSQFHTLRQKDGVAGYLKRCESPFDHFGAGHASTSISAALGMALARDLKGEKFKVVAVIGDGALTGGMALEAINHAGHLPKTNLLVVLNDNEMSISPNVGAISRHLNKMRLSPPVQFLSDNLEEQVKQIPFVGDSLETELERFKEGMKRLAVPKVGAVFEELGFTYMGPVDGHNLEELITTFKQAHKIGGPVLVHVATVKGKGYAIAEQDQVGYHAQSPFNLTTGKAIPSSKPKPPGYSKVFAHALVKLAENNPKIVGITAAMATGTGLDKLQAKLPQQYIDVGIAEQHAVTLAAGLACEGMRPVVAIYSTFLQRGYDQIVHDVCIQNLPVFFCMDRAGIVGADGPTHQGMYDIAYLRCLPNMVLMAPKDEAELQRMVVTGVDYTNGPIAMRYPRGNGYGVPLMEEGWEPVEIGKGETLRHGDDVLLLGFGSMVYPAMQVAEILSEHGIQATVVNARFAKPLDTELILPLAQRIGRVVTLEEGCLMGGFGSAVAEALLDADVVIPVKRFGVPDVLVDHASPDESKAELGLTSPQIAQEVLKAFFNKTLSSVS, from the coding sequence ATGCACCTGAGTGAAATCACCCATCCTAACCAGTTGCACGGCTTATCGATTCGCCAATTGCAGCAAATCGCCCGTCAAATTCGGGATAAGCATTTGCAGACCGTGGCGGCGAGTGGCGGACACCTTGGACCTGGATTAGGTGTGGTGGAATTAACACTAGCGCTTTACCAAACCCTAGACCTCGACCAAGATAAAGTCATTTGGGATGTAGGTCATCAAGCTTATCCACATAAACTAATTACTGGTCGTTATAGCCAATTTCATACACTGAGGCAAAAGGACGGTGTAGCAGGCTATCTAAAGCGCTGTGAAAGTCCTTTCGATCACTTCGGCGCGGGTCATGCTTCTACAAGCATATCGGCTGCTTTGGGCATGGCACTCGCGCGCGATTTGAAAGGCGAAAAGTTCAAAGTTGTTGCGGTCATTGGTGACGGTGCCTTGACTGGTGGTATGGCATTAGAAGCGATTAACCATGCAGGACACTTGCCAAAGACAAACCTACTCGTGGTGTTAAACGACAATGAAATGTCAATTTCTCCGAATGTAGGTGCAATTTCGCGCCATTTGAATAAAATGCGTTTAAGTCCGCCAGTCCAGTTTCTTTCCGATAATTTAGAAGAACAAGTAAAACAAATTCCTTTTGTTGGTGATTCTTTAGAAACCGAACTCGAACGGTTTAAAGAGGGAATGAAGCGGTTAGCAGTACCTAAAGTAGGAGCCGTTTTTGAAGAATTAGGCTTTACATACATGGGTCCTGTTGATGGGCATAACTTAGAAGAACTGATTACGACCTTCAAGCAAGCACACAAAATTGGCGGACCGGTACTTGTTCATGTCGCAACTGTCAAAGGTAAAGGTTATGCGATCGCCGAACAAGACCAAGTAGGCTATCACGCGCAATCGCCGTTTAACCTGACAACAGGTAAAGCAATTCCTTCGAGTAAACCGAAACCCCCTGGATACTCCAAAGTTTTTGCCCATGCTTTGGTAAAACTTGCGGAAAATAATCCTAAAATTGTGGGAATTACAGCCGCAATGGCTACAGGGACAGGACTCGACAAATTGCAAGCGAAACTTCCCCAACAATACATTGATGTTGGTATTGCAGAACAACACGCCGTCACTTTAGCCGCAGGCTTAGCTTGTGAGGGAATGCGCCCTGTCGTTGCGATTTACTCAACTTTCTTGCAGCGCGGCTACGACCAAATCGTTCACGATGTGTGCATCCAAAACTTACCTGTGTTCTTCTGCATGGATCGTGCAGGAATTGTCGGCGCAGATGGCCCGACGCATCAAGGAATGTATGACATTGCTTACTTGCGTTGCTTACCTAACATGGTGTTGATGGCACCTAAAGACGAAGCCGAGTTACAGCGGATGGTCGTCACTGGTGTAGACTACACTAATGGTCCGATCGCGATGCGCTATCCTCGCGGTAACGGCTACGGTGTTCCTTTAATGGAAGAAGGTTGGGAACCAGTAGAAATCGGCAAAGGCGAAACGCTACGTCATGGCGACGACGTTTTGCTCTTAGGATTTGGTTCAATGGTGTACCCAGCAATGCAGGTAGCTGAAATTCTCAGCGAACATGGCATTCAAGCAACAGTCGTCAACGCGCGGTTTGCTAAGCCACTTGATACCGAATTGATTCTACCATTGGCACAACGCATCGGACGTGTTGTCACTTTAGAAGAAGGTTGTCTGATGGGTGGCTTTGGTTCGGCAGTAGCAGAAGCACTACTCGACGCAGATGTTGTCATACCTGTCAAGCGATTTGGTGTACCCGATGTCTTAGTAGACCATGCTTCCCCCGACGAGTCTAAGGCTGAATTAGGTTTAACCAGTCCCCAAATTGCCCAAGAAGTGTTAAAAGCCTTTTTTAACAAAACACTTTCGTCGGTAAGCTAA
- a CDS encoding ABC transporter ATP-binding protein, producing MVKVRLEDIKRKFNNVTAIEDITFEVPDGEFWVLVGPSGCGKSTILRTIAGLETATSGNLYIGDVLVNTIPARQRDVAMVFQNYALYPHMTVAENMAFGLRMRKVDANVIRQRVETVARSLSLEHLLERKPKQLSGGQQQRVALGRAIAREAQVFLFDEPLSNLDAQLRDDTRAELKQLHQNLGITTVYVTHDQVEAMTLADRIVVLNQGRIQQIGEPQSVYAQPANRMVATFLGNPPMNILPAKYKNGNFVVENQIIPCSVHVRNALHLVEGQAVDLGIRPEDLFINEPQKNEEVIALTVEVKVVEPLGRETLIRASLLSSSVQVNIQQAGAIRLRLGDRLSLGLDVNQLFIFDSNTGDRLYPC from the coding sequence ATGGTGAAAGTTCGTCTAGAGGATATTAAACGCAAGTTCAACAACGTCACTGCAATCGAGGATATTACGTTTGAAGTTCCTGATGGAGAATTTTGGGTACTTGTCGGACCCTCAGGATGTGGTAAGTCTACAATATTAAGGACAATCGCCGGACTAGAAACAGCAACAAGCGGGAACTTATACATTGGGGATGTACTTGTCAACACTATTCCTGCGCGTCAGCGCGATGTCGCGATGGTATTTCAAAATTACGCACTGTACCCGCATATGACGGTAGCAGAAAACATGGCTTTCGGCTTACGGATGCGAAAAGTTGACGCGAATGTGATTCGCCAAAGGGTAGAAACCGTCGCGCGATCGCTTTCCCTCGAACATCTTTTAGAACGAAAACCCAAGCAATTATCCGGGGGACAACAGCAACGCGTCGCACTAGGACGCGCGATCGCCCGCGAAGCGCAAGTATTTTTATTCGATGAACCTTTGTCTAATTTAGATGCGCAGCTACGCGACGATACTCGTGCAGAATTAAAACAGTTGCATCAAAATTTGGGCATTACGACAGTTTATGTCACGCACGATCAAGTTGAAGCAATGACTTTAGCTGATCGCATTGTTGTCCTCAATCAAGGTAGAATTCAACAAATTGGAGAACCCCAAAGCGTTTACGCTCAACCGGCAAATCGCATGGTTGCAACTTTTTTGGGCAATCCACCGATGAATATCCTACCCGCGAAGTACAAAAATGGAAACTTTGTAGTCGAAAATCAAATTATTCCTTGTTCAGTGCACGTTCGCAATGCCTTGCACTTAGTTGAGGGACAAGCAGTAGATTTAGGAATTCGTCCAGAAGATTTATTTATTAACGAACCACAAAAAAACGAAGAGGTGATTGCTTTAACAGTTGAAGTTAAGGTAGTAGAACCGTTGGGGAGAGAAACTTTAATTCGTGCGAGTCTACTAAGTTCGAGCGTGCAAGTCAATATTCAACAGGCGGGCGCAATCCGTTTACGCTTGGGCGATCGCTTATCACTAGGGCTTGACGTAAACCAGCTATTTATCTTTGACTCAAATACAGGCGATCGCTTATATCCGTGTTAG